From the Calditrichota bacterium genome, the window CCAGAGAACAAGTTCGCTTTGCTTTCCGCAATAAAGGTGATAAGGTAATTGATTCTAATATGCGTCTGCTGGATTCCGGCTATAATTGGGCAAAGAAAAACCTTGATTTCCATTATGCTGTTCCGGCCGCACCGATGAAAGAATCTAAAATAGTTACAAATGGAAATATCGCAGTTGGCTTGGGCGTCATGGCTTCCGGTATGGATGTGTGCGCCATGTACCCGATTACACCTGCTACTTCTGCTTCTCATTACTTAAGCGAAGTTTTTGAAAATGCGGGTGGGATTGTACATCAGGCTGAAGATGAAATTGCTGCTGCCGGTTTTGCGATTGGTGCATCCTACGCCGGAAAGTGTGCAGTAACAATTACCTCTGGGCCAGGCCTGGCATTAAAAACTGAATTAATTGGTTTGGCATCCATGGCTGAAATACCGCTTGTAATTGTCAACGTTCAACGAGGTGGGCCAAGTACTGGTTTACCAACAAAAGTTGAACAGGGAGATTTATTGGCCGCCTTGTTTGGTTCCCCGGGAGATACACCAAAAATTGTTATGGCACCTGCAACTATCGAAGATTGTTTTTATAGTATAATTACAGCTCGCAAAATTGCCGAGACTTTTCGTATACCTGTTATGGTTTTAACCGATGCAAACCTTGCTACAGGCCAACAACCTTACCTGAGACCTAATTTCAAAAAAGAATGGTTGGCACCACCTATCGACCAGAGCCCTGTCCCTGAAAATGCCATTCCGTTCGATTGGGATGAAAAAACCGGATTGTCAAAAAGAATTTTACCCGGACAGGCCGGAGGTATGTATCGCGTAACCGGACTGGCGCATACACGTGAAGGTAAAGTTGCTTATGGTTCCGGTGTAAACCAGGAGGGTTGTGATTATCGAAGCCTTAAAATTGCAGCATTCCAAAAAACATTAAAAACACCAAAAGTTTTTGGTGATGAAGAAGGTGATCTGCTGGTTCTTGGTTGGGGAAGTACAAAAGGTTCCATAGAAGAAGCTGTGCAAATTACCCGAAAAGAAGGTTTAAAAGTTTCCAGCTTACACCTTAAGTTTTTGCAGCCAATGGCTTCTGGTTTAAAACCAATTATGGAAAAGTTTAAAAAAGTAATTACAGTGGAAATTAATTTTTCTGATGATAAAAAATATGAAATTATTAATGATGAAAATCGTCGATATTCAAACCTGGCCTGGTTATTACGTGCCCGATATCTTTTAGACATCGACAACTTTTCCAATGTTCATGGACAGCCGTTAAAACCAGGATCCATTGTTGAAATGATCCGCAAGGAAACAAAAAAGCTGAATAGCTGATGAAGTATCTATGGAATGCGGGAATGAAAAGCTCTTTAAATTTGAAATCAAAATGAGGTAAAAAATATGTTTGGTGTAAGTATAAACAACATTATTGATATCGACCAAAAACACTATTCGCTGGAAGATTATCAGGGCGATACACCTCGCTGGTGTCCGGGTTGTGGCGATAACGGAATTCTAACTGCGGCACAACGTATCTGTCGTGAAGAACAACTTCCACCTGAGAAAACAGTGTTTGTATCCGGGATTGGTTGCTCCAGTCGATTTCCACATTATATGAATACATATGGATTTCATGGCTTGCATGGTCGGGCCCTGCCAATTGCCCAGGGTATAAAAATACGGCGGCCAGATTTGCATGTATTTGTAAACATGGGTGATGGTGATTGCACAAGTATCGGAACAGCACATTGGATACACGCTATCCGTTATAACTTTAACATGACTGTTATGCTACATGACAATGGTATTTACGGGTTAACAAAAAAACAGGCCTCGCCAACATCTCCACTTGGTACAAAAAGTAATACCACTCCTGAAGGAACAGTATTAAATCCACTTAACCCAACAGTAACAACCCTTGGTGTGGAAAATGTTTCGTTTGTGGCCCAGGCAGTAGAATGGATACCTGAACTTCTTTATGATATTATCAGGCAAGCTTATCATCATAAAGGATTTGCTTTTGTACGCATTATGCAACGCTGCCCACATTATACTCCGGCAATGTTTGATCCATTAATGAGTACTCCCGAAAACCTTATGCTGCTAACACATGAAAATGGTATGCAGATTAGTGATCCTTTGAAAAAAGTATATAAAAATATCGTCACACACGATCCATCAGAAAAACTGCAGGCAAATTATTACGCAGAAAAGACAGATACATTACCTATTGGAATTTTATATAAAAATGAAAATCTGCCAACTTATGATGAATTAAGAGCTCCTGAAAGAACAGTTACA encodes:
- a CDS encoding 2-oxoacid:acceptor oxidoreductase subunit alpha — encoded protein: MVADSENPVQLNEHIVEIVSDSGEGAQTAGQAFGTISARMGNGIWTVEIIPAEIEPPPRTAAGASGIRIRFGTHDITNMGDEADLMVAFNEQALLGREQSGNLKKGSTIFLEDKWRTSSNNLIRDQYVSTYNHLIEEGYKVIEIPMEDETLKVVKNPRRGKNMFVLGLLMYAYSRDMELAREQVRFAFRNKGDKVIDSNMRLLDSGYNWAKKNLDFHYAVPAAPMKESKIVTNGNIAVGLGVMASGMDVCAMYPITPATSASHYLSEVFENAGGIVHQAEDEIAAAGFAIGASYAGKCAVTITSGPGLALKTELIGLASMAEIPLVIVNVQRGGPSTGLPTKVEQGDLLAALFGSPGDTPKIVMAPATIEDCFYSIITARKIAETFRIPVMVLTDANLATGQQPYLRPNFKKEWLAPPIDQSPVPENAIPFDWDEKTGLSKRILPGQAGGMYRVTGLAHTREGKVAYGSGVNQEGCDYRSLKIAAFQKTLKTPKVFGDEEGDLLVLGWGSTKGSIEEAVQITRKEGLKVSSLHLKFLQPMASGLKPIMEKFKKVITVEINFSDDKKYEIINDENRRYSNLAWLLRARYLLDIDNFSNVHGQPLKPGSIVEMIRKETKKLNS
- a CDS encoding 2-oxoglutarate oxidoreductase, coding for MFGVSINNIIDIDQKHYSLEDYQGDTPRWCPGCGDNGILTAAQRICREEQLPPEKTVFVSGIGCSSRFPHYMNTYGFHGLHGRALPIAQGIKIRRPDLHVFVNMGDGDCTSIGTAHWIHAIRYNFNMTVMLHDNGIYGLTKKQASPTSPLGTKSNTTPEGTVLNPLNPTVTTLGVENVSFVAQAVEWIPELLYDIIRQAYHHKGFAFVRIMQRCPHYTPAMFDPLMSTPENLMLLTHENGMQISDPLKKVYKNIVTHDPSEKLQANYYAEKTDTLPIGILYKNENLPTYDELRAPERTVTTQMKQEALDVEFDKFGINPRD